The Onthophagus taurus isolate NC chromosome 6, IU_Otau_3.0, whole genome shotgun sequence region aaaatcatttccttTCATTCAGTGTACATGAAATGACTGTGTATTTTGATAATGTACTTTTACCATTTGGACGAGATATACATTTCATAAATCTATTCTATTAAGagtttaacttaaaaattgataccaacagaaaaatttattcaacttaagacaaaaaaattctttttttttgtatatttgtgatacatagtatttttaattttaaattgttgtcAAAATTGGTAAAATTACACCACGGAAACATTACTTATATAAGCTAACCTACAGTAAAAAGATATTACGTCCATCATCACACAACATTTTTACTCTGAGGAAGGCTTTTCCTCATCAGCATCTGTTGTTGCCTCTTCCGTTGATGGGGCAGCCTCTTTAGAATTTTCctcatctttatttatttcatcatcaCTCTTTTGTTCTGACGAAGTTGCATCTGTACTATCTTCTTTTGCTCCATTTTCTGTTGCTTTAGATTCAGACTCAACCTAAATAaacaaagttaattaaaaaaattaataaaggatttctctttaattaaaattcaataaaatcttgatataacggattaaaacattttaaaaacacaCAAAGTAGGATAGATACAGACGTTGCGTTCAGTGTATGTGGGTTTATACTTATAGAAAGGGCGGTAGTCACCTTGGACATAATcatttttcaagcagaagttcttgctataaacttctgcaccgttTTGAACCTAGAATAAGGATAGAAAGGTGATCAGACAGTGTACCAGTAAGCTGAGCGAACTcactaggggcaatgatgtcactttatggtgggttccaggtcacagagacattgagggcaatgaaaagatggacaagctggccaaagaggcagcgaaAACGCTTTTTATTAGACCCCAACCCGGTTGTGGACTACAATCAATAGTTGAGAGGCCTCAAAtgtagccttacgctggaaagaacttccaggttaCAGAAAACGTAAGGTTCAGGCTTCCTGGCCGGCCATGCGCCCTTAAAATACCATCTCTACCACATTgaacaagctgaggatcaaactttgTAACGACTgttgaacatatactgtgtgaatgcgtcgccagaggtcgcctaagatataaaattttcggtaaagtacacctaccgacataaagagACAAGACCTTgaagcaatactaaggttcatcaaggatCTACTTATAGGTAGCGGTGACGAGAGAGACCGCTCATAAAGACGGTAGAATCTACATTCTGGGAACAGGTGCATAGCTCgaaggcccgttcgtgacgtcacgcaACTATTATTCCACACTTTGAATTAGCAAAtgcttaatttattctattcGTATTTTGTAATGTTGTCTTACATTTTGTAATGAGACTTAAGGTAACTTCATAATACTATGTTTATTGTTCGCCGATTTCTTTTCTTCGATTTTTGTTGCTCCTTCTCCAATTCAGCTGAACGTAGATTACGTGGAAACGGAGAACTTCCTTTGAGTCAGATGCAGTTTGACAGGATTGAGGTTGAGGAGGCCCTGAGGGGCCTCAAGgttactattttatttaacactTCATTAGTAATGGGTGTCTTTCCTTCATTGTAGAAGTGGGCTTTTCAAAGTGTAATATGGAGGTGAGGGACCTGGTATATCACTTACATCGACAGTTTGATCATTTTCAACAgcttttataacttttacatACATTAAAGCTGTTTCTTAGTCACCACCTTTTTTTGCTATAACCATTTCTTCTTTGGTTACataattccaatattttttattatcttcagACAACTCTATTGGTTTGGGTTCTTcatttatttcttgattttgATTATTTGCATCAATTTGAGGTTTTTGTGGTGGAGTGGGAGAGGCTACTTGAGTAGGACTCAACACAGTATCATTTTTACGAATATTAACGGTAACTTCCGGTGGGAAAGTTTTAATCTTTCTTTTAGCAAATTAACCCCGCCGCAAGTATCATTGTTAGAACTAGATTTTTCTTCAACTTATATAAGATGTTCTTCATCGTGATCGACTCCGTTTAATAAATCGGGATTATCATCATTTCTTGATAAATCCTGATTGGATTTTCTGCTACCATTGAATCTAAATTTGCTTGCGGAACATGCTTTTTCCTTGGTGGCTTCTTCAGCTTTCCACCTCCAGATAAATCGGCTAATTCGGCTTCTAAATGGCTGTCAAAACATCAATATCAGGCTTTTTTTGCCGAATGTTCCCCATCCAAATGAATAGATGTTCAATTTGCAGATGTAGCGCACTAATTTCCGCTGATATAAAAtaagcaacaaaaaattagtATCGCTGCTAGAATCATATACAGAGTACAAAGTACcatcataaaatagattttgcACAAAATATGTGAAGCAACTTTACAAAAATACCATAGACTACATACAGAAATGCAGGAACGGTCGCTTTTTGTGGATTTCAATGGACGAAACAACAGACGCAACAGTTTTTTGGTTCATGATCAGTTGCTAAACAACGATTTTTGTTTCGTGCTTAATAAAGCGAATCATAGCACTATTGCAATGCTTTTTTCAACAAAGACATGATTTTACTCTTTGTGTCAGATGTTGTTTCCCACATGGTAAAAGCAACTCAGACTGTACAAACGTTTTATCCAAAAATGACACACTTAACTTGTCTTGCACATGGACTTCATTGAGTTTGTGTGCAAATTTGAGGTATAAATATATACctcaaatatatataaaaatgtatttttaaaagcgCCGTCAAGAGaagcaatttttaatgaaatagtGCTTTGTCATGCTCTTCCTCCACAACTGGCAACTACTCCCTAGGAACTTCGAAATAATTGGGAATGTGTTTGATGCGTTAGATGAAGAGGACGCTgcgtcaattcaaatttcaaaggACCTATTAAATGACAATACAATAAAATCAGACCTTAGCGcatcaataaaaacattggAAACAACAGGGTTTCCACTTTCTATACAGATTGCAGTAGTGACACAAGCTCAGGACTTAATTAATGACATAAACAGTGAAGCTGCTATGTTAGCAAAGAAGAAAATGGTTAtggttatttcaaaaaaccatggtttttctattttgaaagaaatttctaCATGTTTGAGTAAAGGATCCACAGAAATAACCTCAGTAAAGAGTTAGCATTTAAATTTGCACCTACAGACAGTTTATTCTTGATGAGCAAAcagtttgttttattttctatttgtgttttgtatttctttcaatattttctaattctcttttagtttttatatcatttttcatttactttGTTTAACCTCAcctaaagatttaaaagatatcaatattttaatatttcattccaattttttatagagtatattttcatacttaAGCAGCATATTTTGATCTTTATAGAACATTTTTAAGCGCTTAAACTACCATTTTTGGAGCATATTTTTGGTTACCCTACTGATGCATGTGTTTGATGCATTAGATGAAGAGGATGCTGcgtcaattaaaatttcaaaggaCCTACTAAATGACAATACAATAAAATCAGACTTGATTTTCATTGCATCAAATTATGGCTTCTTCAGCGcatcaataaaaacattggAAACAGGGCTTCTACTTTCTACACAGGTTGAAGAAGTGACACAAGCTCAAACCTAATTAATAGTATAAACAGTGAAGCTGACAAgttagtaaagaaaaaaatggctacggttatttcaaaaaattatgttttttctattttgaaaGCAATTTCTAGATGTTTGAGTAAAGGATCCACAGAAATAACCTCAGTAAAGCGTTagcatttaaatttacacttACAGACAGTTTGTTCTTGATGAGCAAACagtttctgttttattttctatttgtcttttttgtattttcttattctcttttaatttttatatcatcttTCATTTACTTTGTTTAACCTTATAGCATATTTTGCTTttgataaaacatttttaagcgCTTAAACTACCATTTTTGGAGCATATTTTTGGTTGGCCTactaatgtattaaataaatattattagtaTGACATAAAAACGTTTTGTCCATTATATCAAGATTTCATTGCACAAAAAAAAGCATACTTTAGTTGTATCAGCATTATTATTCCCTGTTTCTTCTTTATCGCTACTATCTTTCATTTCatcatcttttttattatctccAGTTTCATTTGATTCATCTTTAGATTCATCATGAGAATCAGCTTCCTCTGATATATTCCTTTTGGGACGCCCACGAGCTAAAAAATGTAATCCAAATTAAATCTCTACCTCctataattgtttaataatcaTACCTGAGGAATATTTACTTTTTCCTCCTCTTACAGGTTTAGAATTAGTGGAGGgcgttttcttctcttttttaACTGGTGGAGGAGGTGTAGCTGGAGTTGTTACACCTTTCGCAGCGGATCTTGTACGACGGCGACCCTCAATCGTAGGGCCAAGaccctaaattaaaaataaatacataataatgCTATCTAGAATGTTCACAAAGTGATTTTGAgggatttttataaaatttttaaaacaaaaacgaataatttcaaaaaaaaaatttgatcaaaGATTCTTCTTTGAGAAAAAGTACAATAAACGAAATAAagtttcgtttaaaaaatataaataaataccttTGTAATAGCTTCACTTTCTTCTCTAGCCCGATCTATCGTCGATATCCTCGGGGCTCTTTTCTGTTTACTTTTACCATgcttaacaaacaaaaagaaagatttgttaattaatatactatttattTCGTATTGTACACCTTTCTAAAAGAAAGAAGCTTTTAAATGGCAAAAAACCATCagcaacattttaaaactttaataattttcccTCCAAAACAAGTGAAGAATGCGAATCG contains the following coding sequences:
- the LOC111424277 gene encoding uncharacterized protein isoform X2; this translates as MSEVDTVSANNAANDENNQGLGPTIEGRRRTRSAAKGVTTPATPPPPVKKEKKTPSTNSKPVRGGKSKYSSARGRPKRNISEEADSHDESKDESNETGDNKKDDEMKDSSDKEETGNNNADTTKVESESKATENGAKEDSTDATSSEQKSDDEINKDEENSKEAAPSTEEATTDADEEKPSSE
- the LOC111424277 gene encoding uncharacterized protein isoform X1; its protein translation is MSEVDTVSANNAANDENNQHGKSKQKRAPRISTIDRAREESEAITKGLGPTIEGRRRTRSAAKGVTTPATPPPPVKKEKKTPSTNSKPVRGGKSKYSSARGRPKRNISEEADSHDESKDESNETGDNKKDDEMKDSSDKEETGNNNADTTKVESESKATENGAKEDSTDATSSEQKSDDEINKDEENSKEAAPSTEEATTDADEEKPSSE